DNA from Magnolia sinica isolate HGM2019 chromosome 19, MsV1, whole genome shotgun sequence:
TCATAGTcctcaaccattttgaaagctatccataccatccaaattgtgggtcacgCGGTGGATGGAGCATATGTCTAAAATTGCACTaattaagcaatctgaccgtccaATTTAatagctatcaaatggatggttgaatttaaaaaaaattagtggTCCAAATTGGGTTATTATCACCTCAAAAAGTTGCACCAGctccttggacggtctggatcacttttatGGTTAAATTTTAAACGGTGGAAAACTAATGTTGGAATTTTTGGCTTTGGATGCAGAAAAGAGAAGAGGTGCACTCCAGTGGTATTCTACCACCGTAAGCTTAAGGGAAGATGCGAGGCCCACGTAATGTATGTAtcgatccaacctgtccatctgACACGTCCCCTCAGGTTAACCGACGGCCTGAAAATCAGCTCCATCGAAAAATATTGTAGGCCACAGCAAGGGAACAAGGTGGGAGGGGATGCTTACCCTTGATTCTCGTCTTGGCTCACCTGAGTTGTAAAATAGCCTGATTTTGTTTTGACCCATTATCCATGAAAGATGAATcggttggacggtctggattctcTATAAATAAATAGTGGATCCCACGTGCAAATCAAGGGGGCGTCCCTCTCAACCTAttccgtgtggtgtggcccacctgagatggcTAATTTGAAGTGATGTGAGGCGACGATGGACTGGTCGGATGTTGTGAATACATCACATGGCCCACTTCTTCTCGGCTCCACCCCAAAAGATAACGATCGGCGCCCAACTCGGAATCGGTAGTGACTTCTCCAGTACCGAGATCTTGGTGCTGGTCGGTGCTGTAAAAGCTCCGttgcccaccctgatgtatgtgttctatccacgccgtccatccatttttccaggtcattttagaatatgagcctaaaaaaaggcagatacaaatctcagttagactacaccacagaaacagtggagattgaacgccaaatctcagttggactacaccacagaaacagtggtgattgaacgcccaccattaaaacgttTCAGGCcaactattattttttatttaacatccgttgattaggtcacatagacttggatgacgaagggaaaatacaaataccagcttgatccagaacATTATTgccagaagtttttaaaggtggccATTCAAAcaccgttgtttcctgtggtgtggtccacctgagatttggatttgcctatttTTATAACAAAATGCCCTAAACTcagttagaaaaatggatggacggatagcatggacaaaacacataaatcattgtggggtgCACAGAACCAACCATTACCGAACTCGGTGCTGGAGGGGTCACTGCCGATTCCGAGTCCACTAGGTGGTGGACACGTGTTTACGCAACTATCATCAGATCCTcggatccaccgaggtcggtggatctctgactgtggggcccatcttgatgtatattccttacatccacaccctccatccgttttgacagatcattttagaaatgatcgaaaaaatgaagcagatccaaacgtCAATTGGACCACAGCATAGAAAAAActagtgattgactattaaaaaattatatttggcctcaaaaagttttggatcaagctaatatttctgtgatcccttcatccagctctttgtgaccttatcaacagtttggatggaaaataatcttTCCAGTAGCCGCAAGAATATTTCCtgatgtgtggtccacataaaatttgcatctgattcatttttggaacaAATGGTATTTCAAAAcaaatgcacggcgtggatataaggaaaaaacataggtgggccccacagtcaggtatcCACCGAAACCGCACCCTGTTTTTTCTTCCCATACCTGATACCCCCACACgcagagggtgagagagagagagagagagagagagtaatgaagaaaaTAGCATTGCTTCTGGTGCTCTTCACCTACCTTCACCTCCTTCTTCCACAGCTTAGCATCACCGCCACAGGTATTcacttcttctattttctttgtttaGAGATTTTGAAATAGGGAGAGAGTATTAATAATCACCGCATCTAGAGGTGCAAATGGGTCTGGTCAAAGGGAGACCCCAACCCTAACCCATTTAAAAAATGGGTTAGAATTTTGGACTCAGATCCAACCAATTAAAATTCAAGTCGAGCTCGATTTGGGTCTAATGCAAAAATAGCTGACCTATTAATTTAATGGGTTAGGTTTGACTCGACTCTATATTCAACCTGTTTGCCAGATTGGCAAGTTTAAATTGAGTATAGAATTACAATTGAGTTTCATCTCATTTTCTAAACTATCTAATTAATCATGGTAAAGAATAAAATGACCAACCGTTCAAATTCAATAGGTAAAATCAAGTTGGTATGCTAAGTTGTTTTGTCTTTCGAGTTGAACTTTTAGACCTACACTGATGTAGCATAAGGGCAATCATATAGAAAGTCGGGATTAAGAGAAATCAAGTTGGATAGCtcgagatgaagtgaaaaaattaaCATAGTGGAAATTATAGCTTTCGACAGTCATAACTTTTGTGAGTGATTATCCATCTATGTGCATAATGTCTTTAGAAAGCTACAACGAGCTTGATATCTTAGCCAGTGCCGATGGCAATCGGCCCTTAAATGGTTCtgcaaaattcaatcattttaagGTCAAATTTGTATTTTAAGTCAAAATTTACTACTTTAGTAGGTGAAATTATTATTGATTTTAGTTGTTCTAGGATCTAGTGAATCTTGAAATCATTGAAAGATGTTTTTTTTTAGTCTTTTAGGAGAGTTTGGGTAGAATTAAACgaaattactatttataataagtttatgAAGTTGAGAAAGTTATGAATTCAGAGCTTACGGCGTATATAAGTAATATCAATTACTTTGAAAAGAGGCATATTTATTCATATTTCTCAATAATATTTTCTCTGCTTAGACATTTTTCTATCTTATAAATTCAAGGCTCCTCATGGATTTTAGGTTCATCGCAGAGGAAGAAGATAATtatctcttcttccccattttcACCATCGCTGAGGAAGAAGACAATTTATTATTTATCGTAagtttaataatattattatatatgtgtTTATGCTTGATCTTACCGCACCAGATCTAACAACTCAGATGATGTGATGTGGGACCAAAAtctcaacaaaagaaaaaagaaaattttctttggcTGATCTGACAGCCGAATGAGATCAGGATCCATAAAGTCGTGAGTATACCAAAAAGGATAAGCCTAGCTACTATAGCAAGGATACACATGTCACATAATCCCACTCACGTGGCAAATCCAAGGACTTTGATTTATGTCATACACAAGAATCTAATCGAGTTTGGTAATTCAAACTCTATATTTAATCGTACACAAGGAAGGAGTATACACGGACTCTTACAACTGACAAATTACTTGCCGAAATGAGCTCCTTTTGTAGCGCCTTCTTGGGTTACTTGATCAATACTCTCTCGTGCTTTAATCAGCTCCCCTCTGCTCCCCCGATCTTGATGTCGATGTGTTACCTATACTTCAACTCTAAGATCAACCACATTGCATGTGATGCTCCTTTGGGGTGacaaaggtgatgggaggttggtaaatctcttacaactaatgagaaTGTCGTAATTTTAGGAACTCACATAAatgggtcttctagaggatttagacaatggtATACCTATAAAGGTCGGTTTTAAATTCTAGAGAATTGTGGAGTTCAGGCTCATCTTCAAAGTAGAGATTAGAATCTctattagagtgttaatctcaaggaagatgacttagaactcattggTTTAAATGCTTGAGATGAGagatatgatcatggaatcatATAAGCTTCTAGTACACCAAAAACACATTAATATGCCCAAAAACCTATCTTCTATATAAAAGGAAACGAGTTCCAATGGTCATAAAACGGGCAGAAATTGCTAGTATTTGGTCGCACCGAATTAAGGTTCAGTCGatccgcattaggtaagaaagcCATTGGACAAACTTAGGCATCTTCAATCGCACCAAAAGTGGTCTTCGTTCGCACCGAAGACTATGTTCGGTGCAACCGAAAGTGGCACTCGTTTGCAGTGGAATTACCCAGAATTCTACGTCAGCACGCAATCTTGTTTCAACTAATTTCAAGCAGACCGAATGTGGGTTTGGTGGGACAAAAGGTTGCTGAAATTGAGTAAATTTTCTAGCAACTCGGGACTTCTAAAGCCAATTTAAGTATGATTAATTAAGGCTCTTATGGCTTAAGGGATTATCAATAAGATTTACCTATAAGGTtaatgatcatctagaggtttaagggttgttttaggtcaagggttagggtcaccaaggtatCTCATATACATGTTTTTTGCTCCTTAATGTTCCACCTCCATTTGTGGCTTCGttcttcaacttccaagggcACAATGAACTACATGACATAAGGACTcgtgtgattgacaaataagataCATAAAACAGTGCACTAAAAATCTCCTCATttatcaattatgtgacaaaaactTGACATGGatcatgtcatggtccataccaatgacataccaaaacaacacataatattacatgtcaaatataaatTATTTACAATTTGATATGTTATAGGTAAAAATAGACTGACCAGATAAATAAGGTCGGCTTGGATATCTATGCACATCGTGAGGTCGGTTGGCGTCGATCCTGACCAAGGAGTTCCTCGACGGCCAAATAGGAGCAGTGATCCACCGTTAGGAGATCTGCCTACTTGCCCGATGGCCTCGTCCTCGAGAAGATGAAGTACATTTACTTCCTTCAAAAGAGGACAAACACCGAGCTCTCCCAGGGTCCCATCCATTTTTGAGCTCTCGTTCAGATTCCTTGGAGAAGCATTCGAGGCACGATCCCGCGCAGGACCAAATGTGGAGCTACTACACTCACTCTACTCGGGGTCTGCAAGAGAGTCCCCACACCGtacgataagatgaagaggatggtcatccttAGTGCCTTTAAGACACCATTAAGGTTCCAAATGAAGGCAACTGGGCTCTGCTTCTTAGATATTTAGCCACGACCCAAGAATTTGACAAGAGGCCGAAGATATATTGGAAGAAGAACTGACCAACAGCTTATCGAGCACCCATCTCGGGGAGGTCATCATCAGAACGGCCATAGGTTTGAATCCTGAGGTCAGTTCGAATGGTCGACTTCGGCTACCAGCCTCATTTGCCAAAGATATATTGGAAGAAGAACCGACCAACAGCTTATCGAGCACCCGGTTTGGGGAGGTCGTCGTCAGAAAGGCCATAGGTTTGAATCCTAAGGTCGGCTCGGATGGTCGACCTCGGTCCTCGGCTACTAGCCTCATATATTTTCAAGTCTCAACCATTCAACCTTATCATAGCCGAGGATCTCGAGAAACGGTTGCCATTCGCGCCTATTATTCAGGAAGCATTTTCGTCCATGTAACCACTCATAGGCCTATAAATAGAGGGGCCATCTACAGTGAAAGTTACGCACCAGCAAACCATCAACTCTACTGGACCCGGATCGCTCGATTCTAatttaggcatcgaagggtccccctgCTATAGCCAGGGTCTCATTCGTCGTCTTCATGTGCAGATACTCAAAGGTCCAGAGAGGGTTaaccaaatttctgcatcaacatgaTACACTAAGACATGTAACACTTGCATTGCTCCCCTATCTTATCAATTCTTGTAACAACAAAGTAATCCTCTAAACTAGAATTAAACTTGTTTTGGTAGAAGTTAATCTTTCTCTCCATTTTTGTCAGTATTTAACAAAGAGTTAGTTCTAATAAATATGCCAATAAAAATATAACATGGAACAACTTTATAAGTCACACACTTACCAATTATAAGGCTCATACTAATAGTGAATTAAAATGTGCATGTTAACATTAAAATATGAAGCATGCTAATGATCATTCAAAAGATATGTTATTTGAATTAGGAATGACCAAAGACAGTATAAGTTAAAAACATGTGATACCAAAAATTCAATAACTTTAAAGTTTAAATTCTATAAACATAAGGAAGATCAAAGAGCTCCGTACTCTCGCTAAACCAATAcatcaaatcaaatcaataatGTAACACTATGTTTTATCTTATCCTAGTATAGGGTGAAAGAGCGAGTTTCCTTATTTGGCACGCCTCTTCACTCTATTCTCTAACTCTCCGAAGAATGCGGCAAAAGCCTTTTACATGAAGTTCTTTAGCTGGGAtgataggtgagtcccaccaaaaAGTTAGTGATAAATCCATGTTGTtcgtacatttttaaaaataattttatgatatgaaccaagactgaggtagatcaaaatctcaagtgggctacacagttttggatcaggcttatatttattttttttccccttcaaccattttttttaatctcatgaacaggttaggtgacaaataaacatcactgtggggcctgacaagatttcaatggtgaaaatcattaatcccactgttttatatagtatgatccacctgagctctgtatgtgcttcaattttagtctcaaccccttaaatgagctgggaaaactaacggacggtgtggattaaccacatacattcaccgtgggcacaacagagtttactcagtacggtgagagcctaatgagtaactcagtactaaATCCGCGGAAACGGAATGGCGactccctctgccaccagcccggtggtcggtgctttgtggggccacgatgatatatgtgtttcatccattccgttcatccatttttacagatcattctagggctttatccaaaaattaagatagatataaatctcagtggaccacaccacaggaaaacaatagtgattgaatatcgaacattaaaatcctcctaaggcctactgtactgtttatttgacatcaaatctgttgattaggtcatagtggcccagatgaagggaaaaaagaaaaatatgcttgattcaaaacttttatggcccccaaaaggtttttactggttgacgctcattcaacaatgtttcctgtaatgtgggccacttgagattgggatatatctcatttttggtctcataacataaaatgatctgtaaaattagatggacggaatgaatgaaacacatacgtcatggtggggccacagagcaccgacctggctggtggcagggggagtagccaatccgtttccgcaatCGGATTTCACATGGAGAATGCggatgggcgcggattagctacttacaggttgagtagcgagactcactactgaagtgatgtcaccaagtttcatggcccctccatgatgtttattctttatccacgcctttcatgcggagagatcattttacggcaatatctgttaaatccaaagctcaagtggaccccagcacagaaaatagtggggacagtgacgcccaccattaaaaacttctaaaggctacaaaagttttagattaagctgatatttgttttatcccttcttttgtgtcttttttaacttttgaacagtttgtatttcaaataaacattatagtgggccttaggatagtttcaacagtgggaatcactctccccactgttttctgtggtggggtccactatagatttttatctgcctcaatctctggctcatgccctaaaatgatatctcaaaatggatggacgatgtgaatataacaCTGTAAGGTCCACTGGATTTATGTATCCATCCACTTTACCGGAATTTTAGGACCTGAgtaaaaaaattgaggcatatacaatgttcaaattgaccacaccacaggaaaccgttgaattgaacttctgccgttgaaaaaattttgggggtcacagaagttttggatcaagcttatatttgtcacatcagattggatgacaaataaatatcactgttgggcctagaatggtttcaacagtggaaatcattatccccactgtttccagtagtatgatccactttatcttttggatatgcttcaattttgggcacaaccccttaaattagatgaaaaaactgatagacggggtggatagaccatgtacattcaaggtgggcccgactgagtttactcagtagcaATCTGATTTTGCGTCCTACCGGAGCCTGTCTCCGGCAACGAAACGGTAAGAGCTTTGAGTGGTCACgggatgtatggattttatccacccggccatctatttttccttataatttcagggcattattccaaaaatgaggcggatccaaatctcaagtggaccacaccacatgaagtagcagtaatagtgatttttaccgttaaatattttttagagcccaccgtgatgtttatttgacatcaaactagtagattaggtcatacagacatggatgatggcaaacaacaaataTCACCTTACTAAcatctttgtgggacccacccagcatCGAGCAGAAGAACTTCATCCGTCGAAATTAAGAGAACAGGGTGAAGAGGCGTGACAGAGAAGGAAACTCACTCTTTCAAACTTGCACATAAAAGTGTCTTCATCCAGCAGGTTAATAGGAAGGTTCACACGTAATGACGTGCGAACCGGTGCCCAGTTGAGTGTTTCTCTAaatgtgtgtgtctgtgtgtgtgagagagagacagaCCTTATTAActaattggatgacaaataaacatcattgtgggccctaggaaggtttcaactatggacatcattatcctacattttcctgtggtgtggtccacttgagctttggatgtgcttttaactttgggctcatgccctgcaGCGAGCTCAGAaagcggatggatggcgtggataagacacgaacatcaaatggggcccacagagtttactcagcacgataTATACTCAGTAACCAATCTAATTCCTATCAGTGCTGCCTATGGTTTAAAGACACGGACCAGTCCCATGCGACTCGTCCTAGATAACTCAATACCTCCAACTCAGCTGAATTAGCGACTCGACTTGAGACTAGACAAAACGGTCACCGAGTCTAAAAGTATATGTGGAAGAGTCCCTTAAGATCTGACAGTCTACATGATATGAAACCTCACAAAACCGAAGATTAACAGTTcagatctagtgggccaccaacCACTTTGGAGCAGAGTAAAGAAGGCCTCGGATTAGCTTAAATTGTCGACAAACATCAATCTCTAGatttcctttttctcttgttGTTGCTTAATGTATTATTAATGGGAGAGCCTCTTCCCATTTATAAGTGAAGGATGGGGAGTTTGGATAATATCCGAAATGATCTGGTATTATTCTTGTATCCtcatctaaatcttcatttaaagtTCAAAcggaaggaggaaaaaaaaaatgattaaaaaaataggCCAAACCTTATGAGACTCACCACCAGTGGACCTCACTGGCCTGTGTCCAACTGTAACCGTGGTGCTACCACTGAAAACCTTCGTGCTTTTGCAGCTTATGTGCAAGAACAAGCCAAAACGGATACAAGTGAGAAGCCCGGACGCATCGTGTCCGTTGATCACATCATCGGCGGTCAGGGTGGATCTGCTCATGGTGGAGGCAGTCATCATGGAGCTTTGGGTGGTGgcagtggcagcagcagcagaggttCAACAGGTGGCACTGGCATCAACCCATTATACATAGGTGGTGGTGCACATGGCCGCAATAATCACAACAGGCACAGTGCAGCTGCAAGTAATCACCGTTTGTTTGATATGGGACTTAATGTAATAGTGGTAATCATCTTGACCTTGATCATCCTAACCGTCTGATCATTTTTAATCATCTTAGCTTAGTTTCGGCACATTAGATTGGTGAAATTTGATAGAAACAACACCGTTACAGAAGTGGGCCACTGGTTTATGTTCTAAAAGCGTAGTCATTTATGTtggttattttttatttattttggtgatGTTTGTTTATTAGGGTGGTAATGAATTGTATTGGAAATATATTCCACGCGTAATCGATGTAAGCCGAGCaaaactacaaaaataaaaagttaaataAAAAGCTAAAAGGTAAGTTGTCTTAAAATAAGAGATAAGAGTAAGATATTTACATGTTTCGGCAATATACTTGCAGCCACAGATTAATAATATATAGTACTTTTatttctttaataaaataaaagaaaataaatatatattacttatctctcttatattttttttctgTACAAGAACTTCTTATTAAGAAATatccaaataaataaattattattcgTTATCGGTAAAAATAGACTGACCGGATATACAGACTCGAAGACTATAGATTGCTTGCCGAAAAATAACATTGGCCTTGGAAGTCACCAAGACATCGACCTCGGATAGACTACCACCTCGGAATTCAAATACACTTACAATTGTCCGAGATATTCGTCAAGTATCTCGAGAAATCAATCACGACACATTCGAAAGAAGATATCTTCCATGATACACAATCACCATCCAAGAGGCATTGCCATATACGCCACTGTTCTCAAAAGGTTATAAATATACGCTGACATGAgtaaaggtacgcacaatctcttCTTAGCCAGGGTCGTCTTCTTGTGCAAGCATGCGAAGGTTCAAAGAAGACTAACCAGTTTGCTATATCAACATTacctatctttctttttaaatatATGACAACAAAGGAAAGAGAGTAGATGAAAAGGCTTAGCTTAATTAGGTTTTACCAATGAAGCTATAAA
Protein-coding regions in this window:
- the LOC131235238 gene encoding uncharacterized protein LOC131235238 gives rise to the protein MKKIALLLVLFTYLHLLLPQLSITATAYVQEQAKTDTSEKPGRIVSVDHIIGGQGGSAHGGGSHHGALGGGSGSSSRGSTGGTGINPLYIGGGAHGRNNHNRHSAAASNHRLFDMGLNVIVVIILTLIILTV